AGCGTACAGAGGAACGACCACGTACAGAGCAAACAAGGAGGCACCTTTCTTCAAGCCAAGCAGAGGCCTCAGAATAAAtcagtcctgctgacaccttgatcttggacttctagcctctagaactgtgacttaaacagaaatgtttaagtcacccagtctgtggtatgtGGTGATGGCGGTCTTCGCAAATTATTATGTGGCTATAAATATCTTGGATGTAAGTGTGGCCATGTGTTTTATTATCAGTAAATACGCACGAGTGGGGCTGCTGGATCCTATGGCAGGTGCATATTTAACTTGCAAAGAAACTACCAACTGTTATCCaatgtggctgtaccattttacattcttattagCAATGGATGAGAGCTCATTTCTCTACATCTTAGACAACACTTGGAACCGTCTTTTAAATATTAGCCATTCAAATTTGTACCCAACACAACACATTCACATGTCCTACCCACACTTATGGGGCAGGGATTATTCAGATATTATAAGAGGTGGGTGGAAATCTTGGGGCCGTCTTAGAATTTTGCCTCCTACGATGAGTGTGTAGAGGCATCTCATGTGGTTTTAATTCATATTTCCCTCAACTAATGATGCCTACTTATTCAGGTagttgtcatctgtatatcttctttggtggaGTGTCTGTTGAAatccttccctttaaaaaaaaaaattgaattgtttGCCTCCTTATTGAGTTCTGGAATGCTTTATACATTCTGGCTAAAAGTCTTGTCTATCAGGTGTTTGTCctgcaatattttctcccagtcttttcatttcttagcagtatcttttgaaaagcaaatattaaaattttgatgaagcccaatttatcttttttttcttttataccttgaattttttgtgttctttggtgTTCTAAGAATTTTTTGCCTAACCAAAGGTCACAGagattttcttctggaagttttatcttttacatttaggtctctgatcaaacttgaattaattattttatatcgtattgatttatattatattgatggtaaaagatttttttgttttatatatgaaTGTCCAGTTGTACCAACATCAGTTACTGAAAGCTTATCCTTTCTCTATAGAATTACTGTGTTGTCTATGTGAAAAATCAATCAAcagtatttttaacaaatggtggtagaactgaatatccacatgcaaaaaaaaaatgaatcacaaaagttaactcaaaattaTCAtacacctaaatgtaaaatgcaaaactataataTCACTAGaagataacaaaggaaaaaatgtaggTAGCCTTGAGCATGGTGAtaactttgtgtgtgtgataaCTTTTGAGATGTAACACCAAAGGCAtacttcatggaaaaaaaataattggtaagttggacttcaccaaaattaaaaacttcttcaAAAAGACActgtcaaaagaataaaaagagaagccacagactgggagaaaatatgtgcaaaggccatatctgataaaggactgctatccaaaatatacaaaaagcttttaaaactcaacaataaaataaacaacttgGGCAAAATATCTGGACaactcaccaaagaagacatacaggtggcaaATAAAAGATCTGCCACATCATATGTAATCAGGGAATTGTAAATTGAAAAATCAATGATAAGCcactacacacctgttagaatggccaaaatacaaaacacagtaccaaatgctggtgaggatgttaagccaacaggaactctcattcactgaggcttgtaatttgcatttccctaatgaataaCAATATCGAGGATCCATATCAtgggcttattggccatctgtacatTTTGTTTTGTGAACTATCTACCCAAATCATTTGCCTATTAAAACAATGGCTCACTATTGAGTTGTACAAGTGTGTTATACACTCTGGATCCAAGTCCTTTATCATTTATCACTTAAACACTTACCTGAATGTTTTGCCTATATTTTTCCCCAACCTGTCACTTGCCCTTTAATTATCTTAAGTTCTTAAGCATCTTTTGAGActttttctttagtctttgatgaagtccaatttatcatttaaaaaacattttttttaagattgtatttatttatttgacacagagaaagccagagagcaagcacaagcaggggaaccggcaggcaggggagaagcaggctccctgctgcgcaatgagcccaacgtggggctccatcccagaaccctgggatcatgacgagagccaaaggcagaagcttaaccgactgagccacccagatgccccccccctttttttctttatagtataTGCTTTTTGTGCTCTAAGAATTTTTTGCTTAACCTAAAgttacaaagatttttctcctagtTTTTCTTCTAGGAGACAGTTGAAATGGTTCTATAGCTAACTGACTCAATTGACAGTTTTAATCATTATGTTTAggtcttcatccattttgagttttgtcCATTATGCTGTGTAGGGTCTGAGTTCCTTTAGTAGCATGTGAATATCCACTTTTTCCAGCGCCATTTGTTAAGGACTATCTGTTCCTTGGCACCTCTgtcaaagtcaactgattatgtATATATGCTGGTATATTTTTCTGGACTCTAtctagctttataataagtcttgtaACCAGGTAGTGTTaagtcctctaactttgttcttctccttcacaATTGTTTTGGGTATTTTGCATCTTTTGAGgtctatatacattttagaatcagcttgtcattTTTACAAAACTGCTCACTGAGATTTTGACTGGGATGGCGTTAAATATATAAGTCAATTTGGAAGACTTTGCAACTGAAAAATGTGGATTTTTCTGTTATAGaatgtgttgtttttattgtattttttgttaaatttatctctaaaaatttcactttttaaccCTTCTGAatggtattttatatttcaagttCAATAAACCAGAATACTTATTAATAAATAGAATtgtaatttattatatttgtgtCCTGTGGCTTTGGTAAACTTATTATTTGCAGTAGATTTACAGCAGATTCTTCAGCATTTTTTCATAATCATCACATCATATATGAATAGAGAGagttttgcctttccttttcaaatctatgcttttctttctttcttgacttgtactggctagaacctccagggCAATACTGAAGAGAAGTCAAGGTCGGATATCCTTGTTCTAGACCTGATTTTATTGACGAaccattcagtctttcactactAAATATGCTAATGTTGGGGTTTTTCAATATGTCTTTTATAGGTTGATGAAATTCTCTTATATTACTAGTTGGCAGAAATTTAATCCATGAATGCATCCTAATTTTGTCATGTTtattctgcatctgttgagataatCATATAGGTCTTTTTTAATCTGATAATAAGATTTATTGGTTTCTAATAAATTCTAACCTACACTTTAACTTTTCACCTGGTTTAGTTTTTCGGAAGTTTCTTTTCGTACTTTAAAAATTCAGGCAATATTTACATAAGATGTCCCTTTTTAGTACCATGAGTTCTGACAAATGTTTACAGTCATATAACCACACCCACAATGAAGATATGAAATGGTTACATCACACCCCCAACTTCTCCATGTTCCTTTTGCAGCTAACTCCTCCCCCTACATTCTAACCTGCCAACTACTGATGTTTTctattcctttagttttgtgcTTATAAGAATGTCTTATGTAGCCTTTTGTATCTGCCTTTAGGGTAAGGCATAGGAGATTCATCCCTGTTGTTACATCTATCAAtagtttgcttctttttattgctgagtattccATTGGAATATTGTCTGTAAGCTTTAGGAGCAGGCAAGTTTGAGCCAGTTAGCTATAGAACCATTTCAGATTTAAATCAACTCTGCAATACCACATGACTGAGACATGAGGCTCTGGGATCTCAAATGAGTACTTGTACATTACCTAGCACTGGctgatgagaaaaatatggaacATTTTCTCAGGTCCCATTGTGCCCTTTGTGAAAATTgggctgcaggggaggtgggtgggggatgtggtaattgggtgatgggcattaaggagggcactggatgtaatgagcattgggtgttataggtaattgatgaatcactaaattctatccctgaaactaataatacactctatgttaactaacttgaatttaaataaactctaaaaaaaagagagagagtggtagATCAGGTAAGAGGAAAGCTTTGACCTACTGGAAAAGCTAGAGAgttacacaagaaaaaaaagcagatgctGAAGATGAGGAGACACTCAGAGAGTCAAAAGCCAACGAGCACTGGCTAAGAGAGGGAGTTTGGAAGTTTATAAacgagagaaaagagaaagaaatttggatTAGCTTCTGTGTTATGGCCAGGGAGGCTTCCGAGATGAGAGACGTCTGTAAGGCAGTGTTGTCCTATGTGATAAATATCGTGTCAATCTGTGTGTGTTCTAAGATACTTaagtaaaatgtaaacattttttcctttaaaaacaagaaagaaaagcttttatttgAGACACAATGTGAACTTAGACCCTAGAGTATGGCTGCTTTCATGTCTGTGGTGTTCAAGGCTCTGTCAGGACACTCAATACGTGAAAGAGATGGTCTCACACAGAAACCGCTCGTTTCTCTAAGGCTTTTCTACTCCAGCTTCTCACATTTCCCCCAGATTAGGTTAGATTATTGGAAAGAAATGTACCTCATTTCTCATGAGAGGGAACTGAATAACtgaattaaatagaaattatgtGTTGCAGATTTCTCAGGGAAATCACTGGATAGGACCTTttgaagaaagatttatttttccaagacTACAGTTTGAAgtactttgatttttaataagCAATATTCTTATAAATTCATCGAAAATCTTTTCTATAGATACATCCTCGGGAAGTCTGTCCAGATGGCTTCCTGCTTTCTCCATGGGTGTTCAGCCAGGAAGCCCAATGCCATAATAGGTGCTCATTAGCAGTACATGACAGCATCCCTACAAACACAtgtctaaatttctttttttagatttggAGAGGGgtgtgtttcatttatttgccCCACTAAATACGAGCCACTCAATTCctaaacacacacgcacacacacaatgcCTCTTGTGTTGGGTCAAGTACTTCTATGtctatacattattttcattgtCCTTCAAAAAGAATTGCAAAGTTTCCAAAATGAACTCGGCAGTATGTCCACTTCAAGACAGTAGATTCCTCTTTAACCCAACTGTCTATATGTGGGATAAATTATCATTTCTCCATCACTTTAATAGAGAGGCGGGAGGCAGAAGGTACAGAGGGACAGCAGGAGAAATAAGGGTGATGGTCCTATCTATATTATGCCTAAGTGAGCACGATGGAACATGGGTGGtggtggtttcttttttaaagacctaaatcAGAAAGTAAAAAGCACAAAACTTAAGTGTTCAagggtattaattttttaatatacctCTAAGATCACCACCCCTATCAGTCTAGAACATTTCTAGCACCCTAGAAAAAAATCGTGTTTgcctgtaattttaaaaagacgGTTAAAACCACTGGGATAAACATTATTCAAGGTATTCTAACAACCCCTACCACCAATCCTTcgatagctcagttggtagagcggaGGACTGTAGACGTTCAGACATGGTCATCCTTAGGTCGCTGGTTCGAATCCGGCTCGAAGGACTCAACCTTTTGACAGGTTTTCACTGACGCCGCTTGCGTGAACCCTTTGCGCAGATAAGAAAACTTGAACAGCTGGGCACATTGTCGTTTGTGCTCACAGATGAACTTGTaagactgaaaataataataaaaaataaataagcgaTCCGCAGGTACATACACAAGAAGCTGCGCATGTAAGACCGGGTCTCCAGGGAGACTGACTTTTCATGGAGTTTGGGCAAGGGTCATGGGGCGCGTGGAGAACGGGAAGGACCTCTTGGCCCAAAGTTTTCAACTTATTTTGGTGGTCCCATGGCCTTTCTGTTATGTGGATATTTAAGTGAATAAACATTAATGGGAATTTCAAATACACACAAAGTAGAGAAAACAGCATAAATTACCATCAGAGGCATCACACCTGTCCACTGGCATCCTCTGTCCCCCCGCatgcccccttcccacccccgaCCTCTTGAAGCAATACCAAGATGCGCTCTCTCATCCATCGTTGCTCCGTGTTTTGAAGACAGGAATTCAATTCCTCTTACCGCCCCCTGCCGCCTCCAGAAAAAGAAGCGGCGAGCAACTGACAGTTCCCTTCcataaaattaatgaaactggTGTAAGAACTCGAGGAGGCTGGCTTTTAGCTCTTTCGCCCACTCCACGAAAGAGCGTGGCGCCATGTTCCGGCAGAACTAAACTGGGACGCCTGCCTGGCAGGAGATGTCACCTCGGATGGGAGCTGTGGACCCCTTGCCCGGTTTCTGTGCGCACCCGCCCGTTCCAGCGGGATAGGAAATTCTGTCCCGCTGCAGCGAGGGCGGGTTTATACTATGCTTACACTCGTCCGGGCCCCTCCCAGAAGGCCGGCCGCACGGCTGCTCCGCATTCGTGGCGGCTGGTCTTTGCAGTCCGCCCAGCAGCAGGTGCGCGTGGGAAGAACCGCGGTGCCAAGAGCGCGCGGACGGCGCCCCCTGCCGGGCGGCCCCCGCGTCGCGGGAAGGGGCTGCGCCCGGCGCCCGCGGGAGAGGCCTCCGCCGGGGTGCAAGGAccgcccgccccgccgcgccgcgccgcgccgcgggGCCCGCAGCAGACGCCGGTCCCGGGAGGGCAGGGTTAGGCGCGCCGCCCCGGGGTCGCCTCAGGCCGGGCCGTGTGTACACAGGACAACAGGTGTTTATAATATCCGTATGCATCACGTGTCAACGCAAATAACGTTTTGAAAACAGGAGCAGTAACTGTTGCCCCTTAAAAATTCTCTGGACAACTTGTTCACAAAATCAAATTGCAAATTAATATCTTAAGTacacaaaatgttttaaactaaATGAGGTCACAACTGAAGTACTCAAAAATCTTAAGTCTCCAGAACTTGTATTGGCAAAGTTAAGCTacattttcaaaacttaaaaaacattCAGAACTCGaagttaaattttgaaaaataattcacatttcAAAACTCAAGACGATTTTATATACTGACGTTTAAGTCAACCTGAAAGGCGAATCACCCCCCAGCCGGAGTCGCACCCGGGTCCCCTGGGTAAAATGCTGTTTTCATCTCCCAACTCCCCAAAGCTTTCCCACACTTCCAGAAGAGCCCGCCTCCCGCGTTTTTCCATCTCGCCGAGGCGTTCTCTAGGGCACGTCCACTTGCGGACCTACCCGCTCGGCTCCGGCCTCTCCAGCCCCGAGCCCCGCCAGTTCGGCCCTCCCCCCGCCCGAGCCTCAGGTCCCGCCTCCCCGCTTCGAATCCCGCGGCTGACCCGGCCCCCACTTCCGCTCTCTCCACCCAATCTGGTCCTGCCATTCGTCTCCGCCCCGtcggccccaccccctcccgccgGCCGTCGCACGCGCTGTGCGGCAGACGGCGCGGCGCTTTACGGCTGCCGTGCTTGTCGTCTCCGGCGGCATGGACGCggaggagctggagagggaagCTTCGGAGCCGGAGCCCCTGGAAGGGACAGATCAGAAACCAGAGGCGGCGGAGGGGCAGGAGGAATCCGAAGAGGCGGCTTGTGGCGCCAAGAAGCGGGTGGTGCCGGGTATTGTGTACTTGGGCCACCTCCCGCCCCGCTTTCGGCCTCTGCATGTACGGAACCTTCTCAGCGCGTACGGCGAGGTCGGGCGCGTTTTTTTCCAGCCCGAGGGTAAGAGCGCAGGCCCTGGCtgtgcggggaggggggtggcgctCGCCGGCGGTGGGCTCGCCTGCGCGGGTCCGAGGCGCTGTGGGGGCGCGGGACTCGCGGCCGGCGCCCGGCTCCTTTGGGGGGGCCGGGATTGGGTGTGGGGAGCTCGGTGAGCGCCGAGTAGTTCTCGGATAGTTACCTTTGGCTTGTAGTGTCTGCTCCGCACACCCCCCGCTCCTGAGCCCAATCTCCCGGCTTGTGAAATGAGCACGCCCTGGATAAAAGCCTCAGAGGCTCCTTCACAGAACTGAACCCATCCCCTTTGTCATCGTGACCCAGGTCTAGAGGCAGTGTATGATCAGCTGACCCCAGCTTTCCTAGAGGCACTAATTGAATTGGGATTCGGGGCGTGTGCATGTGCAGAGCCGATCTGGTGCAGGAGTTGACGGCTGAGGAAAAGACTGAGTTAGACGTAGGGAAAGGGTGTACGGGGCGCGGGTGGACCTTGCAGCCCTCTTCCCCGCAGAGGCCTTGAGGTGGGATCCTGGCCCGCGGGCGAGTGGGGGGTGAAGTTAGTTGGGTGCCACGTCGGCCTCCTAAACCACTGCTATGTCTTTGGCTCAGACGGGTTCGTGAGGCGCAAGAAGAAGGCAGCAGCAGCCTCGGCCGCGGGAGGCAAAAAGCGGTCCAGGTACAGCAAGGACTACACCGAGGGCTGGGTGGAGTTCCGGGACAAGCGAGTAGCCAAGCGCGTGGCGGCCAGTCTTCACAACACGCCCATGGGAGCCCGCAGGCGCAGCCCCTTCCGTTACGACCTGTGGAACCTCAAGGTGAGGGGTAGGCTTGCCCGCCTCGTCTCGTCCTCTGCCTTCCCAGCCCAGGCGCCTCGTTCCCTTTTGTTGGCCCCACTCTCTCATCTCCTCTCCATTCCTGACGTACCCTACCCAgatcttttcttgttttcctgtcCACAGTACTTGCACCGTTTCACGTGGTCCCACCTCAGCGAACATCTTGCCTTTGAGCGTCAGGTGCGCAGGCAGCGCCTGAGGGCCGAGGTTGCCCAGGCCAAGCGTGAGACTGACTTCTATCTTCGAAGCGTGGAACGGGGACAGCGCTTCCTTGCCGCTGAGGGGGACTCTGCTCGCCCGAATGGCAGCTGGAGCTTTGCCCAGCGTCCTACTGAGCAAGAGCTGAGAGCCCGGAAGGCGGCTCGGCCAGGGGGACGTGAACGGGCTCGCCTGGCAAATGCCCAGGACCAGGCTCGCTCCAGCCGAGGACTGCTTGCCAAGATCTTTGGAGCGCCACCACCTTCAGCGAGCGTGGAGGAACCCTAACCAGTCAGGGACTCCTGAAGGGTGGACAGACCCCTTCCATTTCTTGGCCCTGCTTCCTGTCTACCTGATAATGACTGCTGATAAGGATTATATTATCTTTCTAAGACCAGGAGTCTGGCGGGTGCTTAGACATTGATGTCTTGTGTTCCTCTGGTCCCCCTCCAACTCCTCCTGCCTGGCTGAGGCACCTAATTCATACTAGCAAGAGTGTGACTACTGCGAGATGccaattttgtttgatttttggcTGTCCGCCTCCTCCCCAGTGAGATCCTCTAAAAGTCCCACTTTCTGGACCCAGGAAGAGCCTTTACTTCAAGCTAGAGTGATAATGTCAAGTCCAGGCAGCTCTTCTACCAACTGTAGTTGAAGGGCAGCAGCAACATCGGTTTTGTTTAGCAAAGATTAACAGGGCCAGGGGTTAGTGGGATGGGACTGGGTGGGGAGCCACCTTCCAAAtgcatgtaaagaaaaaaagtgtgtgttTATATGCCTTTGTAgtttattgggggtggggggcattttATAAGCTCTAACTTCTATCTTCTCATGTCCTGTTCATTCCCCTTAACTTCATCTCCTGGTCTCAGAGCCACCATTCCTCTCCCACGCCCCCAGTTCAGCTTGGACCCTTTTCTAGCTATCAGATTAATTTCTTAGCCCATTTTGTCAATTATCTAGTTCAGCATTTATTAAGTCACTATATGAGGACATAGGGATAGTAGGTAATGACACATGGCCCTTGGTGTTAAGAGTTACCACTAGAAAGAGacatttaagaaatttatttcttagaggTATTGCAGGCATCATGGTACATGTATATAAGGGGTAGAGTAGGGGCCATGGGAGGGCATGGTTGACTCTGTCTGGGAAGGGAAGCAGTGCTTAATATGGAGCTGATTCCAGATAACACGCTTCAGAGATGGGGCAGTTTTCACCAGGTTTTCCAGATCAGTCCTGAAAAGTGAACAGAAGTCTGACTGAGCCTGGTGTAGTCCTGTTTTTGGAAACAAAGGTCTGTGGATGTAGTGTTGGGTTCAAACCATCGTAAAAGTAGGCAAAGCCTGGGAGGTAGTCAGGCACAAATGATGCCCCACAGGTGCACTTCTGTGAAGTAGGCCTTAGATGAGGGAGGGTTCATAAGCAACATGCAGAGCAGCCCTGGAGGCCACAAAGAATCTATGTAAGCCCCTAAGAGAAACTGAAAACTGGTGTCAGAGTAAACTAaactaaattacaaaataaataaaatatataaattaaagcTGGTCGGGCAcggggctggctcagttggaacatacaactcttgatcttggggttgtgagctcgagccccatgctgggtgtagagatgacttaaaaaaatgttagaaaagggacacgggtggctcagttggataa
Above is a window of Zalophus californianus isolate mZalCal1 chromosome 7, mZalCal1.pri.v2, whole genome shotgun sequence DNA encoding:
- the ABT1 gene encoding activator of basal transcription 1 codes for the protein MDAEELEREASEPEPLEGTDQKPEAAEGQEESEEAACGAKKRVVPGIVYLGHLPPRFRPLHVRNLLSAYGEVGRVFFQPEDGFVRRKKKAAAASAAGGKKRSRYSKDYTEGWVEFRDKRVAKRVAASLHNTPMGARRRSPFRYDLWNLKYLHRFTWSHLSEHLAFERQVRRQRLRAEVAQAKRETDFYLRSVERGQRFLAAEGDSARPNGSWSFAQRPTEQELRARKAARPGGRERARLANAQDQARSSRGLLAKIFGAPPPSASVEEP